The following is a genomic window from Streptomyces lincolnensis.
GGACTTCCCGGACCCGGACACGCCGGTGACCGCGGTGAGCACTCCGAGCGGGAACTCGGCGGTCACGCCCCGGAGGTTGTGACGGGTGATCGGCCCCACCTTCAACTGACCGCGTGCCGCGCGCACTTGGCGTTCGGGGGCGGGGGAGCGGTCGAAGAGGAAGCGGGCCGTCGCCGACTCGGCCACGCCCTCCAGCTCGGCCACCGGCCCGCTGTGCAGCACCCGGCCGCCGTGGTCACCGGCCCGCGGCCCGACGTCCACGACCCAGTCGGCGCCGCGTACGACATCGAGGTGGTGCTCCACCACGAACACCGAGTTCCCCGCCGCCTTCAGCCGCGCCAGCACGGTCAGCAGCGCCTCCGTGTCCGCGGGGTGCAGTCCGGCGGACGGTTCGTCCAGGACGTACACCACACCGAACAGCCCGGACCGCAGCTGGGTCGCGAGCCGCAGCCGCTGGAGTTCGCCCGCCGAGAGGGTGGGGGTGGCGCGGTCCAGGCTGAGATAGCCCAGACCGAGTTCCACGACCGGGTCGATACGGGCCTTGAGGTCCTCGGTGAGGACGCGGGCGGTCTCGTCGTGCGCGTCGTGCTCTTCGTGCGCGACCAGGGACTCGGCCAGCTCGGTCAGCGGCAGTGCCGCCAGCTCGGCGATCGTACGGCCCGCGAAGGCCACGGCGAGCGCCTCGGGCCGCAGCCGGCTGCCCCCGCAGGCCGGACAGGGCGCGCTGGTCAGGAACCGCTCGGCCCTGGCCCGCAGGGTGGCGCTCCGGGAGTCGGAGAACGTCTTCATCACATACCGACGGGCGCTCATGTACGTGCCCTGGTACGGCCGTTGGATCCGCTCCGCGTCCCGGACCGGATGCACGGTGACGACCGGCTGCTCGTCGGTGAACAGGATCCACGCGCGCTGCTCGGCGGGCAGCTCGCGCCAGGGCCGGTCCACGTCGTACCCGAGCGCGTCGAGGATGTCCCGCAGGTTCTTGCCCTGCCAGGCCCCCGGCCAGGCCGCGACCGCGCCCTCGCGGATCGACAGCGAGGCGTCGGGAACCAGCGACTCCTCGGTCGTGCGGTGGACCCGCCCGAGCCCGTGACACTCCGGGCAGGCCCCGGCCGCCGTGTTCGCGGAGAAGGCGTCCGAGTCGAGCCGCCGGGCGCCCGGCGGGTAGTCGCCCGCCCGGGAGAACAGCATCCTCAGCGAGTTCGACAGGTTCGTGACGGTGCCGACCGACGAGCGCGACGTCGGTGCCGACCGCCGCTGCTGGAGCGACACCGCGGGCGGCAGCCCGGTGATCTCCCCGACCTTCGGCGCGCCGACCTGATGGATCAGCCGCCGCGCGTACGGCGCCACCGACTCGAAGTACCGCCGCTGCGCCTCCGCGTAGACCGTCCCGAACGCCAGCGACGACTTCCCCGACCCCGACACCCCCGTGAACACGGCCAGCACATCCCGGGGGATGTCCACGTCCACCCCCTTGAGATTGTGCTCACGGGCGCCGCGGACGCGGACGTAGGGGTCGTGGGGGCTGTGCGGGTCGTACATGGGAAGGACTCTAGCCGGAGGTGATCGAGGCCAGCCTCCGGTAGGAGTCCAGCAGGGCCTCGCGGTCGTAGGTGCTGGTGGTGACCAGGACCTCCTGTGCTCCCGTCTCCTTCAGGAGCGTTTCCAGCTCGTGGGCGACCTGGTCCTCGGGGCCGGCGATGTGGCCGGTGAGGCCGGCGTCGTAGAAGGTGCGCTCCTTGGCGGTCATGGGGAGGGACGCGACGCGGTCGGCGGGTGGGAGGGGCGGGAAGGTGCCGTGAGTGCGGGAGTGGGCCATCGACCAGGCCTCCGGGATCAGCAGGCGGCGGGCCTCGGCGGAGGTGGGGGCGACGGCGATCGTGCCGGAGATGACGACGTAGGGCTCCGAGGCCCAGGGGGAGGGGCGGAAGTGGGCGCGGTAGTGGTCGATGCCGCGCCGCATCTTCTCCCGGCCGCGGAGGTCGCCGATGACCATC
Proteins encoded in this region:
- a CDS encoding ATP-binding cassette domain-containing protein, with product MYDPHSPHDPYVRVRGAREHNLKGVDVDIPRDVLAVFTGVSGSGKSSLAFGTVYAEAQRRYFESVAPYARRLIHQVGAPKVGEITGLPPAVSLQQRRSAPTSRSSVGTVTNLSNSLRMLFSRAGDYPPGARRLDSDAFSANTAAGACPECHGLGRVHRTTEESLVPDASLSIREGAVAAWPGAWQGKNLRDILDALGYDVDRPWRELPAEQRAWILFTDEQPVVTVHPVRDAERIQRPYQGTYMSARRYVMKTFSDSRSATLRARAERFLTSAPCPACGGSRLRPEALAVAFAGRTIAELAALPLTELAESLVAHEEHDAHDETARVLTEDLKARIDPVVELGLGYLSLDRATPTLSAGELQRLRLATQLRSGLFGVVYVLDEPSAGLHPADTEALLTVLARLKAAGNSVFVVEHHLDVVRGADWVVDVGPRAGDHGGRVLHSGPVAELEGVAESATARFLFDRSPAPERQVRAARGQLKVGPITRHNLRGVTAEFPLGVLTAVTGVSGSGKSTLIGEITEDLPGVRRLVSVDQKPIGRTPRSNLATYTGLFDVVRKVFAATDEARERGFGVGRFSFNVPGGRCETCQGEGYVTVELLFLPSTYSPCPDCGGARYNPETLQVTYQGRNIAQVLDLTVEAAADFFADTPAVARSLAALLDVGLGYLRLGQPATELSGGEAQRIKLASELQRGRRGHTLYLLDEPTTGLHPADVEVLMRQLHGLVDAGHTVVVVEHDMAVVAGADRVIDLGPGGGDQGGRIVAAGTPREVARAEGSATAAYLARALR